gtgaggatgtaggtaggtgtatgatgtgtgtttgttacataCACTTAACTCATTCGCGCGATGCAAAATCGAATGGACGATTTGTTATGAGTTACATTTGATACCTAGGTGGTACACAGGCATGGGTAGAATTAGATAGAATATACCTGTAACCAACTGTCTGTTTGTCAGGTACACCTACATCGTCAAGAAACTGTGTTTATAAATAGTTCACAGAATAAATTGTTAGCCCTGAAAAGGGCTTTTTGTTAGGTGGGCCAGGCGAGCCAGCGCGTGCGCGGCGCGCGCTGCGTTTCCCTCCTTCTTTGTGCCGTTGTTGCCGTGTTGGGTGACGGTGGTTGTTTTTCGCCGCGACAATGAACAACAGTCATCaagcaaacaaacaacatAACACAGAAGAACAGCTGCTGCTGCTGCCGAGACGACGACAGAGCGATTACTTCTTGGAGGCGGGTGTCTTTTTCGCTGCGGCCTTTTTTTGTGTGGCGGCCGCCTTCTTCGGTTTGGGCGCCTTCGGCTTCTTCGTTGGCGGTTTAGCTGTCTTTTTCGCCTTGGGCGCTGCGGCGGCCTTCGCCTTCGCCGGTGCGGCCGCTTTCTTTGCCGCGGCGGGCTTCTTCTTGGCTGCCGCTGCCTTCTTGTCTTTAGCGGCGGAGGACGCCTTGCCCTTGGACGGCGACGAGGCAGACGACGAGGCGGCGCCAGAAGAAGCTCCCTTCTTCGACTTCGATGCGGCGGAGGCCGCTGCGGTGGCTTTCTTGGACTTGGCCGCCGCAGAAGATGCAGATTTCTTCGAACCGGCGGCCGCCGGTTTCTTGGAAGACGCAGATTTCGATTCCAATTTGAACGAGCCGGAAGCTCCTTTACCCTTGGTCTGTATGAGGGCACCGGACTCGACGGCGCTCTTGAGATACTTCCTTATGAACGGCGCCAATTTCTCCGCGTCGACTTTGTATTGGGCCGCGATGTATTTCTTGATCGCTTGAAGTGACGAGCCGCTCCTCTCCTTCAACTCTTTGATGGCATTGTTCACCATCTCCGAAGTTTTGGGATGAGTAGGTTTGGCTTTAGCCTTCTTCACACCACCGGCGGCCGCGCTCGCCTTGGGCTGTTTCTTCGCCGGCGTCGCTGGCGCTGATGCCTCGGATGCTACAGCCGTGTCTGCCATATCTCTgactgatgatgataataatgataatatagataaattacaacaatacCGACCGGAGAGGCGGTGATGATCGTAAGTAACGTAAACTGAATGTGTTGTATAGTTGCAAGTTTATATCGAACATTTCGCCCGCATCGGAGTTTACCGTAACGCAAACCTATTTGCCGCGAGACGTTTTCTCATACGACATGTTCCAAGTTTTCACTACATAAGttcagaataaatattttttaaacagttttaagtcggagagaaaaaagaatttcacgttagaatgaatatttttgagttcACCCACGACACATGGCAATCGTTGAGGTCGCCCGGCGGCCGGATCGCACCGTAGACGCGTTTATTTTGGCAGTAATATATCGCGAACAGCCCGGGTCGTGTTCAAAAGTGTTATTTCTCTATAAAAGCGGTGATAAAGGGCGTATCGCGTTTGCCCGACGAAAGCGAACATATCGAACTCCCCGAGCGGTAACGTTTCGTCATTATCCATCGATATATAGTACACATTAGAGCCTATCAAATCTAGGGTCGTAAAACAAGAGGCAGCCTAGCAGTCAGTAGCAGCAGAGCGCGGGCGACCAGCGTGTAGCTACCACCTATATAgtatttgatgaaaaaaaaaaagataatatcatacctatatatgtattagttgcatacaaacacatacaacGACCGTTTCGCCAAATGCAATCGCAATAATAcacctatataaataagacgCAAACTCACGGGGCGGCGATAGTGGTAGTAGAGTTGATACCTATCAATCTTGTCGcatacttataaatttctCTCTCGTTCGCGTGCCTATTGGGTTGTCTTTTAAAGTCATAGACACATCCTACAgacatataggtaggtagatagatACGACAAGAGCATAGCCAACAACATGCGAGTCGGCCGGGTGGGTCCCAGAGAGAGACTCTCGACTGATCTAAGCTCATcgccaattatttatatttattgcctactaagtaggtaaatattatattatacctatacacAACTTGATTACATAGTgttgtgaatatatatatatatatatacataggtaggtaggcaTCAGAGAGAGGAGAGACCATATCATACCTAGGTGGTAGGTATCGACTGTTCGCATAGTCTTAGAAacgattttgagataaaaggAATCATATGCGGCCCTGAAAAGggccttttttatttgttacagcgTTGAGTTGCTGTAAAAGTGCGAACGGATGGAAGCAGCAgcgtgcgtgtgtgtgtgttaagTTTGTTCGTGACACAACCTAGTGTATTAAACATATCAGTCAGTAGACTGCATAGAATAATACACTACGTTACTCACCACCACTCGCTACTACATCACATCACAAATCTCACACAGATACATGGCACAACGCGTAGAGTAATTGTGTGAGCGTAACTCATCAATCATCAGCTCTAACCGCCGAAACCGTAGAGGGTACGGCCCTGGCGCTTCAGAGCGTATACAACGTCCATAGCGGTGACGGTCTTCCTCTTCGCGTGCTCTGTGTAAGTGACCGCGTCGCGGATCACGTTCTCGAGGAACACCTTGAGCACACCACGCGTCTCCTCGTATATCAAACCGGAGATACGCTTGACACCTCCTCTGCGGGCCAAACGACGGATGGCCGGTTTGGTGATGCCCTGGATGTTATCACGAAGCACCTTCCTGTGACGCTTGGCTCCTCCCTTTCCAAGACCTTTCCCTCCCTTGCCGCGACCGGTCATTTTGTAGTAGTTTGATTGAGATTGACTTCAGCGAAAATCACGAGCTCGCACCGCAACCGATGCTTACAACAGTTACAGCCGGAATGCCTCTCGCAACCGGCTAAATTCTCGTATTTATAAGCGACCGAGCGAGCCGCGAGCGAGTGAGTGGGGAGATACCTATGCATGCGCGATATGCTTTTGGGCTTGCGTTGCGtgcgtacctacctacgtacgtacatacaacatacatatacttattatatataattgaaataaataggtatatttattatcttatttaattttcaacaattgcattaattatttaatacataaacaatcTATCCGGTGTCTACTCCTCGTCGAATGTAAACGAcgtcttttaaatttatttagaatcaattttataaattttgactttttcAGATGTTTTTCTATGTATCCAGCTCGAgtacaagttttaattttgttctatgCTAATCAAATCATGACTTTTAATGGTAGTATGGTAGGCCTATGTAGTGACAGCGTGCAAAATACAAACGCGCCGTCTAatttaagaagaaaaaaattacatatgtatgtatctatgtcaggcaattgaaaattatgtacGCTAC
This genomic interval from Plodia interpunctella isolate USDA-ARS_2022_Savannah chromosome 30, ilPloInte3.2, whole genome shotgun sequence contains the following:
- the LOC128682380 gene encoding histone H1B-like, whose protein sequence is MADTAVASEASAPATPAKKQPKASAAAGGVKKAKAKPTHPKTSEMVNNAIKELKERSGSSLQAIKKYIAAQYKVDAEKLAPFIRKYLKSAVESGALIQTKGKGASGSFKLESKSASSKKPAAAGSKKSASSAAAKSKKATAAASAASKSKKGASSGAASSSASSPSKGKASSAAKDKKAAAAKKKPAAAKKAAAPAKAKAAAAPKAKKTAKPPTKKPKAPKPKKAAATQKKAAAKKTPASKK
- the LOC135310038 gene encoding histone H4 — its product is MTGRGKGGKGLGKGGAKRHRKVLRDNIQGITKPAIRRLARRGGVKRISGLIYEETRGVLKVFLENVIRDAVTYTEHAKRKTVTAMDVVYALKRQGRTLYGFGG